One window of Nocardia nova SH22a genomic DNA carries:
- a CDS encoding TetR/AcrR family transcriptional regulator has protein sequence MSDRPPSSPVRADSGAAPTGRDEVVAAVMEAAADLFAERGPAATSVRDIAERAGVNHGLVFRHFGAKDRLVGAVLKFLGDRSGALAESGRLTTDDPELRRHLTVLARCILDGYPVGELQERFPVMALMIERIRPELGSDRAAGLAVAHLAAFAMGWQLLEPFLRSAAGLQDLGDAELRAAIDEQAARILRP, from the coding sequence ATGTCCGATCGCCCGCCATCGTCGCCGGTCCGCGCGGATTCCGGCGCGGCTCCGACCGGCCGCGACGAGGTCGTGGCCGCGGTGATGGAGGCCGCCGCGGATCTGTTCGCCGAACGCGGTCCGGCCGCGACCTCCGTCCGTGACATCGCCGAGCGGGCCGGGGTCAATCACGGCCTCGTCTTCCGGCACTTCGGGGCGAAGGATCGGCTGGTCGGCGCCGTGCTCAAATTCCTGGGCGACCGGTCCGGCGCCCTGGCCGAGTCCGGGCGGCTCACCACCGACGATCCGGAGCTGCGCCGTCATCTCACGGTGCTGGCGCGCTGCATTCTGGACGGCTATCCGGTCGGTGAACTGCAGGAACGGTTTCCGGTGATGGCGCTGATGATCGAGCGTATCCGTCCCGAACTGGGCAGTGATCGGGCCGCGGGACTGGCGGTGGCGCATCTGGCGGCCTTCGCGATGGGGTGGCAACTGCTCGAACCGTTCCTGCGCAGTGCCGCGGGACTGCAGGATCTCGGCGATGCCGAACTGCGCGCCGCGA
- a CDS encoding TauD/TfdA dioxygenase family protein — protein sequence MPNTPTAQSTSYGVSSFQLPGYPLIAGPFTHLVAERDRLAALRWQHFDVRRVGVTLGAQIDGVDLTRDQPAEVIAELRRALHEYKVIFFRDQPLTAAQHVTFAARFGTLEVHPFIPSNTEQPELVRFEKTPTVAGVENIWHHDVTWRPRPSMGAILHAVAVPEFGGDTLFSDMYAAYEALDAETRTRIDDLTATHDYTRAFGRGQSPEVRERMRAQHPAVSHPVVCTHEATGRRHLYVNRIFVDHIDGLSAADSHDLLDRLCRQADYPEHQVRLHWEPDTVAFWDNRAVQHYAASDYWPQARVMERASIVGNRPAR from the coding sequence GTGCCGAACACCCCCACCGCACAATCCACGTCCTACGGCGTGAGCTCATTCCAGCTGCCGGGTTATCCCCTGATCGCGGGCCCGTTCACACATCTGGTCGCCGAACGCGACCGGCTGGCCGCGCTGCGCTGGCAGCATTTCGACGTCCGCCGGGTGGGCGTCACCCTCGGCGCCCAGATCGACGGTGTCGACCTGACCCGCGATCAGCCCGCCGAGGTGATCGCCGAACTGCGCCGGGCGCTGCACGAGTACAAGGTGATCTTCTTCCGCGACCAGCCCCTCACCGCGGCGCAGCACGTCACCTTCGCCGCGCGTTTCGGGACCCTGGAGGTGCATCCGTTCATCCCGTCCAATACCGAACAGCCCGAACTCGTCCGATTCGAGAAGACGCCGACGGTCGCGGGTGTGGAGAACATCTGGCACCACGACGTGACCTGGCGGCCGCGGCCGTCGATGGGCGCGATCCTGCACGCGGTCGCGGTGCCGGAATTCGGTGGCGACACCCTGTTCTCGGACATGTACGCCGCCTACGAGGCCCTCGATGCCGAAACCCGCACGCGCATAGACGATCTCACCGCCACCCACGACTACACCCGGGCCTTCGGCCGCGGGCAGTCACCCGAGGTGCGGGAGCGGATGCGGGCCCAGCATCCGGCGGTCAGCCATCCCGTGGTGTGCACCCACGAGGCCACCGGGCGCAGGCACCTGTACGTCAACCGGATCTTCGTCGACCACATCGACGGGCTCAGTGCGGCCGACAGCCACGACCTGCTCGACCGGCTGTGCCGACAGGCCGACTACCCGGAACATCAGGTCCGGCTGCACTGGGAGCCCGACACCGTCGCCTTCTGGGACAACCGCGCGGTCCAGCACTACGCGGCCAGCGACTACTGGCCGCAGGCCCGCGTCATGGAACGCGCCTCCATCGTCGGAAACCGCCCGGCGCGCTGA
- a CDS encoding phosphotransferase family protein — MTALLAERAAEVVSAAQQLLTKRMGAAVKLSDPIELSGSGRTTVLRVRVAENSFSLPRTLIVKQVRGAAQERRIGGLAPGVASIDSAFLREAVSYQFTTALSSEHRPGAYLLAHSLPDRLLILSDLGENMSLTSVLQSGAEPATRNAQMAFAQALGRMHAATVGREADFVALLRRADVGRRVDGIAQQAEASVGEVPGMLAREVGIEVPGEIAERIVRGNRLFAGGRFRAFSPSDLCPDNVILNDEGARFLDYEWGGFRDATLDIAYALVSFPGCLCDFELSRERAQQMVEAWRSEVVGVWPALADDDLLAERILEARLIWVWLTTYWFLPADHSRIAAAREHGLSVPRSAALINRWAALAEDARCTGDDTLGDFAEHVSATLEELWEG, encoded by the coding sequence ATGACCGCACTATTGGCCGAACGCGCCGCCGAAGTCGTGTCCGCGGCACAACAGTTGCTCACGAAGCGCATGGGTGCTGCGGTGAAGCTGAGCGATCCGATCGAACTCAGCGGTAGTGGCAGGACGACGGTGCTGCGCGTCCGCGTAGCGGAGAATTCCTTCTCACTTCCTCGCACCTTGATCGTCAAGCAGGTCCGCGGCGCCGCGCAGGAGCGGCGTATCGGCGGCTTGGCGCCCGGTGTGGCGAGTATCGACTCGGCATTCCTGCGCGAGGCCGTGTCCTACCAGTTCACCACCGCGCTGAGCAGTGAGCACCGCCCCGGGGCGTATCTGCTCGCGCACAGCCTGCCGGATCGGCTGCTCATTCTCAGCGATCTGGGCGAGAACATGTCGCTGACGTCGGTCCTGCAATCGGGCGCCGAACCGGCGACACGCAACGCCCAGATGGCGTTCGCGCAGGCGCTGGGACGCATGCACGCGGCCACCGTCGGCCGGGAGGCCGATTTCGTGGCGCTGCTGCGTCGTGCCGATGTCGGCCGCCGGGTCGACGGTATCGCGCAGCAGGCCGAGGCCTCCGTCGGTGAGGTTCCCGGCATGCTCGCGCGCGAGGTCGGCATCGAAGTGCCGGGGGAGATCGCCGAACGGATCGTGCGCGGCAACCGTCTGTTCGCCGGAGGCCGGTTCCGCGCGTTCAGCCCGTCGGATCTGTGTCCCGACAATGTGATCCTCAACGACGAGGGCGCACGCTTCCTGGACTACGAGTGGGGCGGTTTCCGCGACGCCACGCTCGATATCGCGTACGCGCTGGTGTCGTTCCCCGGCTGCCTGTGCGATTTCGAGTTGTCGCGCGAGCGAGCGCAGCAGATGGTCGAGGCGTGGCGCTCGGAGGTCGTGGGCGTGTGGCCCGCGCTCGCCGACGACGATCTGCTCGCCGAGCGCATTCTCGAGGCCCGGCTGATCTGGGTGTGGCTGACCACGTACTGGTTCCTGCCCGCCGACCACAGCCGCATCGCCGCCGCGCGCGAACACGGGCTGTCGGTGCCGCGGTCGGCCGCGCTGATCAACCGCTGGGCCGCGCTCGCCGAGGACGCGCGCTGCACCGGCGACGACACACTCGGCGATTTCGCCGAGCATGTCTCCGCGACCCTCGAGGAGCTCTGGGAGGGCTGA
- a CDS encoding DUF389 domain-containing protein — protein MLHLRVVCPPESTDAAVTALRSDPGAALITVQRGAAVEPSGDLVQADIARESANSILAALRGLGIPDYGAVMLSPVETVLSAPADRAVEAAPGDPSDAVVWEELLAQTHEESTLNPVFLAFITIACLLAVVGVATDSPVTVVGAMVVGPEFGPLAAISVALVRRNFRLARRSMLALLIGFPVAMAIATLASLLWEELGWITVDSIHSIHNVDFIYEVGPFSLVVALLAGAAGMVSLITAKSAALVGVFISVTTIPAAGFAAVAATVGEWHKALMSIGQLGVNMIGIIVAGVIVLSLRPRHDRVLRTRRGSTSNRLSRWWFGEPE, from the coding sequence TTGCTACACCTGCGGGTGGTCTGCCCACCGGAATCGACCGATGCCGCGGTCACCGCGCTGCGCTCCGATCCCGGGGCGGCCCTGATCACCGTGCAGCGCGGTGCGGCGGTGGAACCGTCCGGTGACCTGGTGCAGGCCGATATCGCCCGCGAATCGGCCAACAGTATCCTCGCGGCGCTGCGCGGTCTCGGGATTCCCGACTACGGCGCGGTGATGCTGTCGCCGGTGGAGACCGTGCTGTCCGCACCGGCCGACCGTGCGGTCGAGGCGGCGCCCGGCGATCCCTCGGATGCCGTGGTCTGGGAGGAACTGCTCGCCCAGACCCACGAGGAATCGACGCTGAATCCGGTCTTCCTGGCGTTCATCACCATCGCGTGCCTGCTCGCCGTGGTCGGTGTGGCGACCGATTCGCCGGTCACGGTCGTCGGCGCGATGGTGGTCGGCCCGGAGTTCGGGCCCCTCGCCGCGATCTCGGTCGCGTTGGTGCGCAGGAACTTTCGACTCGCCCGGCGCTCGATGCTGGCACTGCTGATCGGATTTCCGGTCGCGATGGCGATCGCGACCCTGGCCTCACTGCTGTGGGAAGAACTCGGCTGGATCACCGTCGACAGCATCCACTCGATCCACAATGTGGACTTCATCTACGAGGTGGGCCCGTTCTCGCTGGTCGTGGCGTTGCTGGCGGGTGCGGCGGGAATGGTGTCGCTGATCACCGCGAAGTCGGCGGCACTGGTGGGCGTCTTCATCTCGGTGACGACGATTCCGGCGGCGGGCTTCGCCGCGGTGGCCGCGACGGTCGGCGAATGGCACAAGGCACTCATGTCGATCGGTCAGCTGGGCGTGAACATGATCGGCATCATCGTCGCGGGCGTCATCGTGCTGAGTCTGCGGCCCCGGCACGATCGCGTCCTGCGAACGCGCCGGGGATCCACGTCGAATCGGTTGTCACGCTGGTGGTTCGGCGAACCGGAGTGA